The following coding sequences are from one Streptomyces sp. NBC_01485 window:
- a CDS encoding glycosyltransferase, with protein MSGDAGVWCDRLVRGLGQHEFDVYALSRAEHQEDAGWVELPPQVSRVRTAPLWTAEDDGVAYGRRARRRFGEFYGELVTALCEGESPDPADSSGAGSAAQADRFATALYGLAELARDEGGLVGALRSEGAVRALERACRAPGALRTAREARVPDLLAVAAHLERALRPLSLDWYEDEAGDGGEGLGAVDLCHAASGGPAALPGLLARHFFDVPLLVTEYGVRLRTHYLSSAEAPAVRALLAAFHGRLAAEVYRRAGCVTPGNTHARRWQERCGADRAKLRTVYPGMEASRFAEVGDAPDTADPHTLVWVGRVEPAKDLVSLLHAFAEIRKEEPRTRLRIIGAPAGTEGRAYLGDCRMLAAQLFPDEADGPHAVGDNPVSFEEIGGPEAPSLAEAYAAGAVVVLSSVVEGFPVGLVEAMFCGRATVSTDVGAVVEVIGGTGLVVPPRNPRALAEACVALLRDPERRARLGAAARARALELFTVEQNIEAFHDIYLELVSQAPVPRFLLDDDGEPRPFAVPAEARLPGLWTDLGTRVTARPSPGWAAGPPVRGTSPVAATEGAR; from the coding sequence GTGAGCGGTGACGCCGGGGTGTGGTGCGACCGGCTCGTGCGCGGGCTCGGGCAGCACGAGTTCGACGTCTACGCGCTCAGCCGCGCCGAACACCAGGAGGACGCGGGCTGGGTCGAGCTTCCGCCGCAGGTCAGCCGGGTGCGCACGGCGCCGCTGTGGACGGCCGAGGACGACGGGGTCGCGTACGGCCGGCGCGCGCGCCGTCGCTTCGGCGAGTTCTACGGCGAACTCGTGACCGCTCTGTGCGAGGGCGAGTCCCCGGACCCGGCGGACTCCTCGGGGGCCGGTTCGGCCGCCCAGGCGGACCGTTTCGCCACCGCGCTGTACGGCCTCGCCGAACTCGCCCGGGACGAGGGCGGACTGGTGGGAGCGCTCCGCTCGGAAGGCGCCGTGCGCGCACTGGAACGCGCCTGCCGCGCGCCCGGCGCGCTGCGCACGGCGCGTGAGGCGCGCGTACCGGACCTGCTCGCCGTCGCCGCACACCTCGAACGCGCCCTGCGCCCCCTCTCGCTCGACTGGTACGAGGACGAGGCGGGCGACGGGGGAGAGGGCCTCGGCGCGGTCGACCTGTGCCACGCCGCGTCCGGCGGCCCGGCGGCCCTGCCCGGGCTGCTCGCCCGGCACTTCTTCGACGTGCCGCTGCTGGTCACCGAGTACGGGGTACGGCTGCGGACGCACTATCTGAGCTCCGCCGAGGCCCCCGCCGTACGCGCCCTGCTCGCCGCCTTCCACGGCCGGCTCGCGGCCGAGGTCTACCGGCGGGCGGGGTGCGTCACGCCGGGCAACACGCACGCCCGCCGCTGGCAGGAGCGGTGCGGCGCCGACCGCGCCAAACTGCGCACCGTCTACCCGGGCATGGAGGCGTCCCGCTTCGCCGAGGTGGGCGACGCCCCCGACACCGCCGACCCGCACACCCTGGTCTGGGTCGGCCGGGTGGAACCGGCGAAGGACCTGGTGTCGCTGCTGCACGCCTTCGCGGAGATCCGCAAGGAGGAGCCCCGGACACGCCTGCGGATCATCGGCGCACCGGCAGGGACGGAGGGCCGTGCCTACCTCGGCGACTGCCGGATGCTGGCCGCACAGCTCTTCCCCGACGAGGCGGACGGACCGCACGCCGTCGGCGACAACCCGGTCTCCTTCGAGGAGATCGGCGGCCCGGAGGCGCCCAGCCTGGCCGAGGCGTACGCGGCCGGTGCGGTCGTCGTCCTGTCCAGCGTCGTCGAGGGGTTCCCGGTCGGCCTGGTCGAGGCGATGTTCTGCGGCCGGGCGACCGTGTCGACCGACGTCGGCGCGGTGGTCGAGGTGATCGGCGGCACGGGACTGGTCGTCCCGCCGCGCAATCCACGGGCGCTCGCGGAGGCGTGCGTGGCGCTGCTGCGCGACCCCGAGCGCCGTGCGCGCCTGGGCGCGGCGGCCCGCGCCCGCGCCCTCGAACTGTTCACGGTCGAGCAGAACATCGAGGCGTTCCACGACATCTACCTGGAGCTCGTCTCCCAGGCGCCGGTACCGCGATTCCTCCTCGACGACGACGGCGAACCCCGGCCGTTCGCCGTCCCGGCCGAGGCGCGGCTGCCGGGCCTGTGGACCGACCTGGGCACGCGGGTCACCGCCCGGCCCAGCCCGGGCTGGGCGG